One genomic segment of Cystobacter fuscus DSM 2262 includes these proteins:
- a CDS encoding outer membrane beta-barrel domain-containing protein codes for MTSLPLRFVSLALVLTALSASAQQQVLDPAAVRHRLYSPQQHLELSLAVGLPAREYLTAHYNLNAALAYNFVESFALEARVGYALSRQTGLARSISERFLAREETRLTDELADMWQMGAHGVVGARWAPIYGKLSLLADATAHFQAYLWAGGGLASLRRQSIIQCGQVIDREQGVCDNRTDVADRSTATESYWRAETRVAPVVSGAVGLRFFLSPRHALRLELRDWIFADRYRVNVVREDWEAGRESGEPAPKPGFTHLVQFDLGYTFLF; via the coding sequence ATGACTTCCCTTCCTCTTCGTTTCGTCTCGCTGGCCCTGGTGCTCACGGCACTGAGCGCATCGGCGCAGCAGCAGGTGTTGGATCCCGCCGCCGTGCGCCACCGCCTCTACTCGCCCCAGCAACACCTGGAGCTGTCGCTCGCGGTGGGCCTGCCGGCGCGTGAGTACCTCACGGCGCACTACAACCTGAACGCCGCGCTCGCCTACAACTTCGTCGAGTCCTTCGCCCTCGAGGCGCGCGTCGGCTACGCGCTCAGCCGGCAGACGGGGCTGGCCCGCTCCATCTCCGAGCGCTTCCTCGCCCGCGAGGAGACGCGGCTCACCGACGAGCTGGCGGACATGTGGCAGATGGGCGCGCACGGCGTGGTGGGCGCGCGCTGGGCCCCCATCTACGGCAAGCTGTCCCTGCTGGCCGACGCGACGGCGCACTTCCAGGCCTACCTCTGGGCCGGTGGCGGGCTCGCCTCGCTGCGGCGCCAGTCCATCATCCAGTGCGGTCAGGTGATCGATCGCGAGCAGGGCGTGTGTGACAACCGCACGGACGTGGCCGACCGCTCCACCGCCACCGAGTCCTACTGGCGCGCGGAGACGCGCGTGGCGCCGGTGGTGTCCGGCGCGGTGGGCCTGCGCTTCTTCCTGAGCCCCCGGCACGCGCTGCGCCTGGAGCTGCGCGACTGGATCTTCGCGGACCGCTACCGCGTGAACGTGGTGCGCGAGGACTGGGAGGCGGGGCGCGAGAGTGGCGAGCCCGCGCCCAAGCCCGGCTTCACGCACCTGGTGCAGTTCGACCTCGGTTACACCTTCCTCTTCTGA
- a CDS encoding AAA family ATPase, with translation MNSPARATPALSSPAAARSALEQVAANLSLAVRGKEKEVRLAVTCVAAGGHLLLEDVPGVGKTTLVEAIARSFSLSLSRVQFTADLMPADILGAQIFHAATASFSFRPGPIFRQLVLADELNRAPPRTQSALLEAMAQGQVSLDGVTHPLPRPFTVVATQNPVDFSGTYPLPDSQLDRFLMRLSLGHPAPEVEARLLVLARDAATAGAVVEPVSSPEALNGLRAQVAAQRLDDTVADYVVRLAHATRSHGDIERGASTRAVLALGMAARAHALWEARDFVTPGDVRAVLGPCLAHRLLLRSANQGTYTRDEALHLIEEIARKVPAPR, from the coding sequence ATGAACTCCCCAGCCCGAGCAACCCCTGCCCTCTCCTCTCCGGCGGCCGCGAGATCCGCGCTGGAGCAGGTGGCCGCGAATCTGTCCCTGGCCGTGCGGGGCAAGGAGAAGGAAGTCCGCCTCGCCGTCACCTGCGTGGCCGCGGGAGGCCACCTGCTGCTGGAAGACGTGCCCGGAGTGGGAAAGACCACGCTGGTGGAGGCCATCGCCCGCTCCTTCTCCCTGTCGCTGTCGCGCGTGCAGTTCACCGCGGATCTGATGCCGGCCGACATCCTCGGCGCGCAGATCTTCCACGCCGCCACGGCCTCGTTCTCCTTCCGCCCCGGCCCCATCTTCCGCCAGCTCGTGCTGGCCGATGAGCTCAACCGCGCGCCGCCGCGCACCCAGTCCGCGCTGCTGGAGGCCATGGCCCAGGGCCAGGTCTCCCTGGACGGCGTCACCCACCCGCTGCCGCGCCCCTTCACGGTGGTGGCCACGCAGAACCCGGTGGACTTCTCCGGCACCTATCCCCTGCCCGACTCGCAACTGGACCGCTTCCTCATGCGCCTGTCGCTGGGCCACCCGGCGCCCGAAGTGGAAGCGCGCCTGCTGGTGCTCGCGCGCGACGCCGCCACGGCCGGCGCGGTGGTGGAGCCGGTGAGCTCGCCCGAGGCGCTCAACGGGCTGCGCGCCCAGGTGGCCGCCCAGCGCCTGGACGACACCGTGGCCGACTACGTGGTGCGTCTGGCGCACGCCACGCGCTCGCACGGTGACATCGAGCGCGGAGCCTCCACGCGCGCCGTGCTGGCGCTGGGCATGGCCGCCCGGGCCCACGCCCTCTGGGAGGCGCGTGACTTCGTGACGCCCGGAGACGTACGCGCGGTGCTCGGGCCGTGCCTGGCCCACCGTCTGCTGCTGCGCAGCGCCAACCAGGGCACCTACACGCGCGACGAGGCGCTCCACCTCATCGAGGAGATCGCCCGGAAGGTGCCGGCCCCCCGGTGA
- a CDS encoding RNA polymerase factor sigma-32, producing MQLSTEQSSNSGSLAMYLSEINQYSLLKVEEEQALARGFLQGDLAAGHKLVTSNLRFVVKVAYEYRSYGIKMSDLIQEGNIGLMKAVQKFDPDKGIRLISYAVWWIRAYIQNYILKSWSLVKLGTTQAQRKLFFSLARTRRELEKFGTLDGSVVNVEEIARKLNVKATEVREMEQRMGGRDLSLDAPMGEEGGNSHVDFVASESTSQDDEFADREEAGLINTRVRTALMRLDPRERFIIEQRVMNERPMTLKELGEHFGFSRERARQLEIRAKDKLKAELAALMAEVDPDSPEASVQQ from the coding sequence ATGCAGCTCTCCACGGAACAGTCGTCCAACTCGGGCTCGCTGGCGATGTACCTCTCGGAGATCAACCAGTACTCCCTGCTCAAGGTCGAGGAGGAGCAGGCGCTGGCGCGCGGCTTCCTGCAGGGAGATCTCGCCGCGGGCCACAAGCTGGTGACGAGCAACCTGCGCTTCGTGGTGAAGGTCGCCTACGAGTACCGCTCCTACGGCATCAAGATGTCCGACCTCATCCAGGAGGGGAACATCGGCCTGATGAAGGCGGTGCAGAAGTTCGATCCCGACAAGGGCATCCGCCTCATCTCGTACGCGGTGTGGTGGATCCGCGCCTATATCCAGAACTACATCCTCAAGAGCTGGAGCCTGGTGAAGCTCGGGACCACGCAGGCCCAGCGCAAGCTCTTCTTCTCGCTCGCGCGCACGCGCCGGGAGCTGGAGAAGTTCGGCACGCTGGACGGCTCGGTGGTGAACGTGGAGGAGATCGCCCGCAAGCTCAACGTGAAGGCCACCGAGGTGCGCGAGATGGAGCAGCGCATGGGCGGGCGGGACTTGTCGCTGGACGCGCCCATGGGCGAGGAGGGCGGCAACAGCCACGTGGACTTCGTGGCGAGCGAGTCCACCTCCCAGGATGACGAGTTCGCGGACCGCGAGGAGGCGGGCCTCATCAACACGCGCGTGCGCACGGCGCTCATGCGCCTGGATCCGCGCGAGCGCTTCATCATCGAGCAGCGCGTGATGAACGAGCGCCCGATGACGCTCAAGGAGCTGGGCGAGCACTTCGGCTTCTCGCGCGAGCGCGCGCGCCAGCTGGAGATCCGCGCCAAGGACAAGCTCAAGGCGGAGCTGGCGGCGCTGATGGCCGAGGTGGATCCCGACTCCCCCGAGGCGTCCGTGCAGCAGTAG
- the rplC gene encoding 50S ribosomal protein L3, with product MTQVWNEEGNLVPVTVIDVNTCTVVGKRTPEKDQYSAVTVGFGELRETSLNKPQLGFFKKANVPLRRHLKEFRVSAEEAAGFNVGDAVKADLFTKGQLVDVTGITKGRGFQGVMKRWKFKGSQTATRGTHEYRRHPGAIGQRKTPGRVYPNKKLPGHYGVEQVTTQNLTVVDVDVEKGLLLVKGAVPGHNDGLIVVRPSIKVALREKHKAARAGK from the coding sequence ATGACCCAGGTGTGGAACGAGGAGGGAAACCTCGTTCCCGTGACGGTGATCGACGTCAACACCTGTACGGTCGTGGGCAAGCGCACCCCCGAGAAGGATCAGTACTCGGCGGTGACGGTGGGCTTCGGCGAGCTGCGTGAGACGAGCCTGAACAAGCCGCAGCTGGGCTTCTTCAAGAAGGCGAACGTGCCGCTGCGCCGCCACCTGAAGGAGTTCCGGGTGAGCGCGGAGGAGGCCGCGGGCTTCAACGTGGGCGACGCCGTGAAGGCGGACCTGTTCACCAAGGGCCAGCTCGTGGATGTCACGGGCATCACCAAGGGCCGTGGCTTCCAGGGCGTCATGAAGCGCTGGAAGTTCAAGGGCTCGCAGACGGCCACGCGCGGCACCCACGAGTACCGCCGGCACCCGGGCGCCATCGGTCAGCGTAAGACGCCTGGCCGCGTGTACCCCAACAAGAAGCTGCCCGGTCACTACGGCGTGGAGCAGGTCACCACCCAGAACCTGACCGTGGTGGACGTGGACGTGGAGAAGGGCCTGCTGCTCGTCAAGGGCGCCGTCCCCGGCCACAACGACGGCCTCATCGTCGTGCGCCCGAGCATCAAGGTCGCGCTGCGCGAGAAGCACAAGGCCGCCCGCGCCGGCAAGTAG
- a CDS encoding lytic transglycosylase domain-containing protein, with product MKGWAAALVVVGSMVSPVAGAFQPYFPGEKSPEMVELRARLAERAVQLEQMEEEAALYAEAEALGITTAVQASQLPERQQRRLAMAIVREARANGLDPLLVVAVIHCESSFNNYAVSGVGAMGLMQVMPDTGSYLADKAGFKLQRHSNLFDSELNIELGTAYLANLIERFGTPERALVAYNAGPTQARKILAQSGARERFLAGYPAKVMREFRNLKAQRSRELTRREAQKKPVNGPG from the coding sequence ATGAAGGGTTGGGCGGCGGCGCTGGTGGTGGTGGGGTCGATGGTGAGTCCGGTCGCGGGGGCGTTCCAGCCCTACTTCCCGGGAGAGAAGAGCCCGGAGATGGTGGAGCTGAGGGCCCGGCTGGCCGAGCGCGCGGTTCAGCTCGAGCAGATGGAGGAGGAGGCGGCGCTCTACGCCGAGGCGGAGGCGCTGGGCATCACCACCGCGGTGCAGGCCTCGCAGCTGCCCGAGCGTCAGCAGCGGCGCCTGGCGATGGCGATCGTCCGCGAGGCGCGCGCCAACGGGTTGGATCCGCTCCTGGTGGTGGCGGTCATCCACTGCGAGAGTTCCTTCAACAACTACGCGGTGTCGGGCGTGGGCGCCATGGGGCTCATGCAGGTGATGCCGGACACGGGCAGCTATCTGGCGGACAAGGCGGGCTTCAAGCTGCAGCGCCACTCCAACCTGTTCGATTCGGAATTGAACATCGAGTTGGGAACGGCCTACCTGGCCAACCTCATCGAGCGCTTCGGCACGCCCGAGCGCGCCCTGGTCGCCTACAACGCGGGCCCCACCCAGGCGCGGAAGATCCTCGCCCAGAGCGGCGCGCGCGAGCGCTTCCTCGCGGGCTACCCCGCCAAGGTGATGCGCGAGTTCCGTAACCTGAAGGCCCAGCGCTCGCGCGAGCTGACCCGGCGCGAGGCCCAGAAGAAGCCCGTGAACGGGCCGGGGTGA
- a CDS encoding DUF58 domain-containing protein, with the protein MSPSRPSSPWRRLRATLRPPRTLKVTGMGRTYLVVTFGVGLGALNTGNNLLYLVLGLLLSVIILSGVLSERCLRDLSVRRVGGEGAFAGEPFAFRWALTRREGHAFALTLSEVDVPLTGEGGVGHLPAGVEHVVRADLTAPRRGPVKLVGVRVTTTWPLGLFAKTRVFPLPGTLLVFPRRGFACATPEDAATGHVGEAHHPHRMDGTGDLAGLRELGEGEDSRRVHWLKSASVGKLLKVEREREERRTYVLEVRAGLADEALERRCEEVAEQAHRLLEAGHEVGLELPGQRLRPGAGSGQERLLLRALAWVGFEEQREEAA; encoded by the coding sequence GTGAGCCCGTCCCGTCCTTCCTCGCCGTGGCGGCGGTTGCGCGCCACGCTCCGGCCGCCGCGCACCCTCAAGGTGACGGGCATGGGCCGCACCTACCTCGTGGTGACCTTCGGCGTGGGCCTGGGCGCGCTCAACACCGGCAACAACCTGCTCTACCTGGTGCTGGGACTGCTGCTGAGCGTCATCATCCTCTCCGGCGTGCTGTCCGAGCGCTGTCTGCGCGACCTGTCCGTGCGGCGCGTGGGCGGCGAGGGCGCCTTCGCGGGCGAGCCCTTCGCCTTCCGCTGGGCGCTCACCCGCCGTGAGGGACATGCCTTCGCCCTCACCCTGTCCGAGGTGGACGTGCCCCTCACCGGCGAGGGCGGCGTGGGCCACCTGCCCGCGGGCGTGGAGCACGTGGTGCGCGCGGACCTCACCGCGCCCCGGCGCGGGCCGGTGAAGCTCGTGGGCGTGCGCGTCACCACCACCTGGCCGCTGGGCCTGTTCGCCAAGACGCGCGTCTTCCCCCTGCCGGGCACGCTGCTCGTCTTCCCCCGGCGGGGCTTCGCCTGTGCCACCCCCGAGGACGCGGCGACGGGCCACGTGGGCGAGGCGCACCACCCCCACCGGATGGATGGCACGGGGGACCTGGCGGGCCTGCGCGAGCTGGGCGAGGGCGAGGACTCCCGGCGCGTGCACTGGCTCAAGAGCGCCTCGGTGGGCAAGCTGCTCAAGGTGGAGCGCGAGCGCGAGGAGCGGCGCACCTACGTGCTCGAGGTGCGCGCCGGGCTGGCCGACGAGGCGCTGGAGCGGCGGTGCGAGGAGGTGGCCGAGCAGGCCCACCGGCTGCTCGAAGCCGGCCACGAGGTGGGGCTGGAGCTGCCCGGCCAGCGCCTGCGGCCGGGCGCGGGCAGTGGTCAGGAGCGCCTGCTCCTGCGCGCCCTGGCGTGGGTGGGCTTCGAGGAGCAGCGCGAGGAGGCGGCATGA
- a CDS encoding transglutaminase TgpA family protein has protein sequence MRQPLRLRLVLRDLSTAAAFASMAISSQVPVWTLVLFALALIVALTGRRPLARAPRLTALLLLPVAGVLYLAVAAGQMDLVVAACSFAGIVAAQRLLSESSSATDGQVLLVGLLMIAGGAALSGDLVFALCLLAFAVLASLSLGLAVVEAAVPPGEPVPVRAVMRPLARGTILAVVGAVLFFILIPRLNWNMGVHRATPGLGTATSGFSDTVRLGGSGTLKSNPRVVLRARLTPDPVRTEQLSAYWVGRTYDTFDGQEWSTIGAAKQRHRTRVTLRPGADKQVYQRIELLPAYGSRTLIALETPAKLGNALMHTPTGDRRTRLQELGGDELRFVDDGLGYSYEVYSLPPGTDTDPGRMNQTEADQLLALPENLDPRVEQLARQVVGDEKDPLAAAQKLSTWMQREYQYTLELSGDLADPLVDFLFVRKAGHCEHFATALTLMLRTLGFESRLATGFFGGERVGEEYIVRAGDAHAWTHVLVPGRGFITVDSTPPAFRANQSLQVLQSLISFYEAIEGIWRTSVVDYSFRDQLDFMRGLSRPPRESSSGEQRPSGPPAGAWWTAGLVALGVYGLVRYLSRRPRRSPLGEATRLVDAVERQLTRAGLPPQEGETLEDVAARFTRDAHPLGPTLAPLTRRYLEARFGQRPLESGERARMLEDLRRALDTWRQGSRSNAP, from the coding sequence ATGAGGCAACCCCTGCGGCTGCGGCTCGTGTTGAGGGACCTGAGCACGGCGGCGGCCTTCGCCTCCATGGCCATCTCCAGTCAGGTACCCGTGTGGACCCTGGTGCTCTTCGCGCTGGCGCTGATCGTGGCGTTGACGGGCCGGCGCCCCCTGGCGCGCGCGCCCCGGCTCACGGCGCTGCTGCTCCTGCCCGTGGCGGGCGTGCTCTACCTCGCGGTCGCCGCGGGGCAGATGGACCTGGTGGTGGCCGCCTGCTCCTTCGCGGGCATCGTCGCCGCCCAGCGGCTGCTCTCCGAGAGCAGCTCCGCCACGGACGGCCAGGTGCTGCTCGTCGGCCTGTTGATGATCGCCGGCGGCGCGGCGCTCTCCGGTGATCTCGTCTTCGCGCTGTGCCTGCTCGCCTTCGCGGTGCTCGCGAGCCTGTCGCTGGGCCTGGCCGTGGTGGAAGCGGCGGTGCCCCCGGGCGAGCCGGTCCCGGTACGCGCGGTGATGCGTCCGCTCGCGCGCGGCACCATCCTGGCCGTGGTGGGCGCGGTGCTCTTCTTCATCCTCATTCCCCGCCTCAACTGGAACATGGGCGTGCACCGCGCCACGCCGGGACTCGGCACCGCCACCAGTGGCTTCTCCGACACGGTGCGCCTGGGCGGCTCGGGCACCCTCAAGAGCAATCCCCGCGTCGTGCTGCGCGCCCGGCTGACGCCGGACCCGGTGCGGACCGAGCAGCTGTCGGCCTATTGGGTGGGCCGCACCTACGACACCTTCGATGGCCAGGAGTGGTCGACGATCGGCGCGGCCAAGCAGCGCCACCGCACGCGCGTGACGCTGCGTCCGGGCGCGGACAAGCAGGTGTACCAGCGCATCGAGCTGCTGCCCGCCTACGGCAGCCGTACGCTCATCGCCCTGGAGACGCCCGCCAAGCTGGGCAATGCCCTGATGCACACGCCCACGGGCGACCGGCGCACCCGGCTGCAGGAGCTGGGCGGAGACGAGCTGCGCTTCGTGGATGACGGGCTCGGCTACTCCTATGAGGTGTACAGCCTGCCGCCCGGCACGGACACGGACCCCGGCCGGATGAACCAGACGGAGGCGGATCAGCTCCTGGCGCTGCCGGAGAACCTGGATCCCCGGGTGGAGCAGCTGGCGCGTCAGGTGGTGGGCGACGAGAAGGATCCCCTCGCGGCGGCCCAGAAGCTGTCCACCTGGATGCAGCGCGAGTACCAGTACACGCTGGAGCTGAGCGGGGACCTGGCGGATCCGCTGGTGGACTTCCTCTTCGTGCGCAAGGCGGGCCACTGCGAGCACTTCGCCACGGCGCTCACGTTGATGCTGCGCACCCTGGGCTTCGAGTCCCGGCTCGCCACGGGCTTCTTCGGCGGCGAGCGCGTGGGGGAGGAGTACATCGTCCGCGCGGGCGACGCCCACGCGTGGACGCACGTGCTGGTGCCCGGGCGCGGCTTCATCACCGTGGATTCCACGCCCCCCGCGTTCCGCGCCAACCAGTCCCTTCAAGTCCTCCAGTCGCTCATCTCGTTCTACGAGGCCATCGAGGGCATCTGGCGTACGTCCGTGGTGGACTACTCGTTCCGGGATCAGCTCGACTTCATGCGCGGCCTGTCTCGGCCCCCACGGGAGTCCTCCTCCGGCGAGCAGCGGCCCTCGGGCCCGCCGGCCGGTGCCTGGTGGACGGCGGGGCTGGTGGCGCTGGGCGTCTACGGCCTCGTGCGCTACCTGTCGCGGCGTCCCCGGCGCTCGCCCCTGGGAGAGGCCACGCGCCTGGTGGACGCCGTGGAGCGCCAGCTCACGCGCGCCGGCCTGCCTCCCCAAGAGGGCGAGACGCTCGAGGACGTGGCCGCGCGCTTCACCCGCGACGCGCATCCGCTCGGCCCCACGCTCGCGCCGCTCACGCGCCGCTACCTGGAGGCCCGCTTCGGCCAGCGCCCGCTCGAGTCCGGTGAACGCGCCCGGATGCTCGAGGACCTGCGGCGCGCGCTGGACACCTGGCGTCAGGGCTCCCGCTCCAACGCCCCCTGA
- a CDS encoding HEAT repeat domain-containing protein, whose product MAQVQPGNSPSSEPVTDPAVQEKVESARSVAAQLLKGIKQIGMYRHNEAKFPEFLARTHEALSAHTEKHGALHIKVEQQNFMTYGEPLFAEDTPLPYKFFRDGIRQLILRPGLSLEELVTFTLIALSEPERGAEDVLAQLWRSGLEHLEYVVVEGFRMDEVSEEEVEVEVDRVVGYLYSRLKTSSDDYLRFARVNAEDLDSKLDGVEQMRGLVVAGNYASDDLKARLQREISEEEGARLFPKLVSAIFLVIEGGVEDRELLEEIFVQLLDAMLIQDDYGTINQMLLKMRALAQRAPGGEIERLVSYFTQKMGDEQRVMRLAEMLKATRPRNPVDINRYMQALDSSAVFALLNALETIDIPENRLLMCDALARFAQDNPHPFVQRLESERPQTVRDMVYILEKSDHPERVKMFGLVMLNKNLAVKLEVMNIIARGRTAEARKLILDALNDPAAQVRMLAARLLPEFDRDRAYTDLMRLMREASFDKKSLEERTAYYTALGSTALPGAISLMLQTLSVKPTLLNKKKVLEDKLLAVAGLAAACSIPGYKALQGVVEDKTQPLEVLTAARKAMYQTKKTLFGETTLAEEA is encoded by the coding sequence ATGGCTCAGGTACAGCCCGGTAACAGCCCGTCCTCGGAACCCGTGACGGATCCCGCCGTGCAGGAAAAGGTGGAGTCCGCGCGCTCGGTGGCCGCCCAGCTGCTCAAGGGCATCAAGCAGATCGGCATGTACCGGCACAACGAGGCGAAGTTCCCCGAGTTCCTCGCCCGGACGCACGAGGCGCTCAGCGCGCACACCGAGAAGCACGGCGCGCTGCACATCAAGGTGGAGCAGCAGAACTTCATGACGTACGGCGAGCCGCTGTTCGCCGAGGACACGCCGCTGCCCTACAAGTTCTTCCGCGACGGCATCCGCCAGCTCATCCTCCGGCCGGGCTTGAGCCTCGAGGAGCTGGTGACGTTCACGCTCATCGCCCTGTCCGAGCCCGAGCGGGGCGCCGAGGACGTGCTCGCGCAGCTGTGGCGCTCGGGCCTGGAGCACCTCGAGTACGTGGTGGTCGAGGGCTTCCGGATGGACGAGGTGAGCGAGGAGGAGGTCGAGGTCGAGGTCGACCGGGTCGTGGGCTACCTCTACTCGCGCCTCAAGACGAGCTCGGACGACTACCTGCGCTTCGCGCGCGTGAACGCGGAGGACCTGGACTCCAAGCTGGACGGCGTGGAGCAGATGCGCGGCCTGGTGGTGGCGGGCAACTACGCCTCGGATGACCTCAAGGCCCGGCTGCAGCGGGAGATCTCCGAGGAGGAAGGGGCCCGGCTGTTCCCCAAGCTGGTGAGCGCCATCTTCCTCGTCATCGAGGGGGGCGTGGAGGACCGGGAGCTGCTCGAGGAGATCTTCGTGCAGCTCTTGGACGCCATGCTCATCCAGGACGACTACGGCACCATCAACCAGATGCTGCTCAAGATGCGCGCCCTGGCGCAGCGCGCGCCCGGGGGAGAGATCGAGCGGCTGGTGAGCTACTTCACCCAGAAGATGGGGGACGAGCAGCGGGTGATGCGGCTGGCGGAGATGCTCAAGGCGACGCGCCCGCGCAACCCGGTGGACATCAACCGCTATATGCAGGCGCTGGACAGCTCGGCGGTCTTCGCGCTGCTCAACGCGCTGGAGACGATCGACATCCCGGAGAACCGGCTGCTCATGTGCGACGCGCTGGCACGATTCGCCCAGGACAACCCCCACCCCTTCGTGCAGCGCCTGGAGTCCGAGCGGCCCCAGACGGTGCGGGACATGGTCTACATCCTGGAGAAGAGCGACCATCCGGAGCGGGTGAAGATGTTCGGGCTGGTGATGCTCAACAAGAACCTCGCGGTGAAGCTGGAGGTGATGAACATCATCGCCCGGGGCCGCACCGCCGAGGCGCGCAAGCTCATCCTCGACGCGCTCAATGACCCGGCCGCCCAGGTGCGCATGCTGGCCGCGCGGCTGCTGCCCGAGTTCGATCGGGACCGCGCCTACACGGACTTGATGCGGCTGATGCGCGAGGCGAGCTTCGACAAGAAGAGCCTCGAGGAGCGCACGGCCTACTACACGGCGCTGGGCTCCACGGCGCTGCCGGGCGCCATCTCGCTGATGTTGCAGACGTTGTCGGTGAAGCCCACGCTGCTCAACAAGAAGAAGGTGCTGGAGGACAAGCTGTTGGCGGTGGCGGGACTGGCGGCCGCCTGCTCCATCCCCGGCTACAAGGCCCTGCAGGGCGTGGTGGAGGACAAGACCCAGCCGCTCGAGGTCCTCACCGCGGCGCGCAAGGCGATGTACCAGACGAAGAAGACGTTGTTCGGCGAGACAACCCTGGCCGAGGAGGCGTGA
- a CDS encoding HupE/UreJ family protein, which produces MWWTARWVAALVLCLLAGGAGAHDADILYAQLWRPEARGAEVRERITLTADTLARLLPADADGDGVLSQADLDARERALAVGFWDALPLSAGGQPCARTAQSAWVRESYVELGATFSCAPGELRQRFTLLAVLPVGYRVVLGSLVQGERGQRFADAAQPTLVVSLEDSAEEASTGLAGWVGLGVTHILGGPDHLAFLLAVLLVGGGTRRVLLLVTAFTVAHSLTLGATALGWLPLDEVRTRWVEAAIAGSILWVVVENLARRAPRHRVAVTFLFGLVHGLGFASVLTGYGLGDSVVGALFGFNLGVELGQAAVVAVLLPLLRMLQRRPVWHRRTVRFLSVLLGLTALYWLLERGFAPIG; this is translated from the coding sequence ATGTGGTGGACGGCCCGGTGGGTGGCGGCCCTCGTCCTGTGTCTGCTCGCGGGTGGAGCGGGCGCGCACGACGCGGACATCCTCTATGCGCAGCTCTGGCGTCCCGAGGCCAGGGGGGCCGAGGTGCGCGAGCGCATCACCCTCACGGCGGACACGCTCGCGCGCCTGCTGCCCGCGGACGCGGACGGGGACGGCGTGCTGAGCCAGGCGGATCTCGACGCGCGCGAGCGGGCCCTGGCGGTGGGCTTCTGGGACGCCCTTCCCCTGAGCGCCGGCGGCCAGCCCTGCGCTCGCACCGCCCAGAGCGCCTGGGTGCGCGAGTCCTATGTGGAGCTCGGGGCCACCTTCTCGTGCGCGCCGGGGGAGCTGCGCCAGCGCTTCACGCTGCTCGCCGTGCTGCCGGTGGGCTACCGGGTGGTGCTCGGCAGCCTCGTCCAGGGCGAGCGGGGACAGCGCTTCGCCGACGCCGCCCAGCCCACGCTCGTGGTGTCCCTGGAGGACTCCGCCGAGGAAGCGTCCACGGGGCTCGCCGGCTGGGTGGGGCTCGGCGTCACGCACATCCTCGGAGGGCCGGATCATCTGGCGTTCCTGCTGGCGGTGCTGCTCGTGGGGGGGGGCACGCGGCGGGTGCTGCTGTTGGTGACGGCCTTCACCGTGGCCCATTCCCTCACGCTGGGGGCCACCGCGCTGGGCTGGCTCCCCCTGGACGAGGTGCGCACGCGCTGGGTGGAGGCCGCCATCGCCGGCTCCATCCTCTGGGTGGTGGTGGAGAACCTCGCGCGGCGCGCGCCCCGCCACCGCGTGGCCGTCACCTTCCTCTTCGGTCTGGTGCACGGCCTGGGCTTCGCCAGCGTGTTGACGGGCTACGGCCTGGGTGACTCGGTGGTGGGCGCACTGTTCGGTTTCAACCTCGGCGTGGAGCTGGGCCAGGCGGCCGTTGTCGCCGTGCTGCTGCCACTGCTGCGCATGCTCCAGCGCCGGCCCGTGTGGCACCGACGCACCGTCCGCTTCCTGTCAGTCCTGCTCGGGCTGACGGCGCTCTACTGGTTGCTGGAGCGGGGATTCGCTCCGATCGGTTGA
- a CDS encoding lmo0937 family membrane protein, translated as MYWTMSAILFVLWIVGSISGSTEGAWVHLLLLFSMVALLLAVAQRGRGSMA; from the coding sequence GTGTACTGGACGATGAGTGCCATCCTGTTCGTGCTGTGGATCGTCGGATCCATCAGTGGTTCCACCGAGGGAGCCTGGGTGCATCTGTTGCTCCTCTTCTCCATGGTGGCGCTGCTGCTGGCGGTGGCGCAGCGGGGCCGTGGATCGATGGCCTGA
- a CDS encoding STAS domain-containing protein, which yields MVGLEIHQEERAGRLTLRLTGTLDNQTALLLRQSLDTLGSREVELDFTHLREFRDSAVGVLTNGLVDRKVRLRGLAGHHQRMFRYFGLSMGEASSSRAYYTPEEVLA from the coding sequence ATGGTGGGACTGGAAATTCACCAGGAAGAACGCGCAGGTCGTCTGACGCTGCGCCTGACCGGAACGCTGGACAACCAGACCGCCCTGCTCCTGCGCCAGTCGCTGGACACGCTGGGATCGAGGGAAGTGGAGTTGGACTTCACGCACCTGCGCGAGTTCCGTGACTCGGCGGTGGGGGTGCTGACGAACGGACTGGTGGACCGCAAGGTGCGCCTGCGCGGCCTGGCCGGGCATCACCAGCGCATGTTCCGCTACTTCGGGCTGAGCATGGGCGAGGCGTCCTCGTCGCGCGCCTACTACACCCCGGAAGAAGTGCTCGCCTGA